The following are encoded together in the Desulfovermiculus halophilus DSM 18834 genome:
- a CDS encoding HD domain-containing phosphohydrolase codes for MELVPPVAKDASDMQQAKILLVDDEPAVLKTLQRIVQKAGGTSVAARNAQEARQLMHSDAFDLLLSDLYLPGESGMELIHWVQEHFPHIGIIIISGEDDAATAQEALDMGVYGYIIKPFKVNEVVIHIFNALRRQQLEAKQRARFTDLEQQVQKRTSELYQALTGVVLATANTLEFRDPYTAGHQRRVGELARSLAQELGCSEDQSEGVYLAGLIHDLGKVSVPAEILSKPSRLSDIEFALIKTHPQVGYDILKDISFPWPIASMVLQHHERLDGSGYPYGLQGQDILFEAKILAAADVVEAMSSHRPYRPSLGLERSLQEMKRLRNSLFDAQVVDACLKLFHDQEFSLDTLPAYEVTDE; via the coding sequence ATGGAATTGGTTCCACCTGTAGCCAAGGACGCATCCGACATGCAGCAGGCCAAGATTCTCCTGGTTGACGATGAGCCGGCAGTACTCAAGACCTTGCAGCGGATTGTACAAAAAGCCGGAGGGACAAGTGTTGCGGCCAGGAATGCGCAAGAAGCCAGGCAGCTAATGCACAGCGACGCCTTTGATCTTCTGCTCAGCGACCTGTACTTGCCGGGTGAGTCCGGCATGGAGCTCATTCACTGGGTGCAGGAACACTTTCCGCATATCGGCATCATCATTATCTCCGGAGAAGACGACGCAGCAACAGCCCAAGAGGCCTTGGACATGGGGGTGTACGGGTATATCATCAAGCCATTCAAGGTCAATGAGGTGGTCATCCACATCTTTAACGCCCTTCGCAGGCAACAGCTGGAGGCCAAGCAGAGGGCCCGGTTCACCGATCTGGAGCAGCAGGTGCAGAAAAGGACCTCAGAGCTGTACCAGGCCCTGACCGGTGTGGTTTTGGCCACGGCCAACACCTTGGAGTTCCGCGACCCCTATACAGCCGGGCATCAGCGCCGGGTCGGAGAGCTGGCCAGGTCTCTGGCCCAGGAGCTGGGGTGCTCGGAAGACCAGAGCGAGGGCGTCTATTTGGCCGGGCTGATCCACGACCTGGGCAAGGTTTCGGTTCCGGCCGAGATCCTGAGCAAGCCCAGCCGGCTCTCAGATATCGAGTTCGCCCTGATCAAGACCCATCCCCAGGTGGGATACGACATCCTCAAGGACATCTCCTTTCCCTGGCCCATCGCTTCCATGGTCCTGCAGCACCATGAACGCCTGGACGGCTCCGGGTACCCCTACGGCCTCCAGGGACAGGATATCCTCTTTGAGGCCAAGATTTTGGCTGCGGCCGATGTGGTCGAGGCCATGTCCTCCCACCGGCCCTATCGTCCGAGCCTGGGTCTGGAAAGATCACTGCAGGAGATGAAACGACTCCGAAACAGTCTGTTTGATGCCCAGGTGGTGGATGCCTGCCTGAAGTTGTTTCACGATCAGGAGTTCTCTCTGGATACATTGCCCGCGTATGAGGTGACTGATGAGTGA
- a CDS encoding hybrid sensor histidine kinase/response regulator, with product MSDADIPSQAREPLEERNGQLRERIKELTCLYELSRLCAGTDISESTLCRRTVQLIPPAWQYPEITCARLVWKGREYTTDQFQKTQWTQTTDLVLDTEPMGFLQVCYLQEMPPRDEGPFLQEERNLLDALARNVSFFLAAREKEEQKRHLEKINRAMVQSSPLPVFSMDMDGKVLTWNPAAEKVLGWTAAEVIGRPLPFVPEEKQEESAAIRRRIFTEGGFSGLEVVRRTKDGRLIEVSLSTAAISDHRGQPIGTMAFMEDITERKKTERAITENEERLRVTLQSIGDGVIATDTEGRVTRMNPVAEALTGWSLEQAASKPLDQVFSIVNARTGQKADNPVHKVLSTGKIVGLANHTKLLARDGHEYQIADSGAPIRDSAGNILGVVLVFRDVSHEYRMQQAVRENEARFRELFAHMNSGVAVYRAVDEGNDFEFLDLNTAGANIDNLRKEDVLGRRLSYVFPRVKEFGLLDVLRQVWRTGVPQHHPISEYTDQRITGWRENFVYRLPTGEVVAVYEDITQRKQTELALKSSESRYRRLFTSIRDAILVTDTNRKIIDCNPAFTELFGYTLEEIRGRQPGLLYADPGKDQEMAKQLSTSSSPRFICTLEYKTKDGQIFPGETNIFFLHKDAGEVAGRIGLIRDVSEREKNRAEKERLETQLRQAQKMEAVGRLAGGVAHDFNNLLTTITGNAQIGLMDLTPDQELYSILQEIQEAGEKAGHLTRQLLAFSRKQILQPEVLDLNNLILELEKMLRRLIGEHITLETRLMPGLKPIKADPGQMEQAILNLVINARDAMPNGGRVTIETANPEPDQSASPDDALPHTAQSWVMLAISDTGQGMSPQTQSQIFDPFFTTKEKGQGTGLGLSTVYGVIQQSKGTIRVQSAPGQGTTFTIFLPVAQDPEPEANAGPAVSPDLHGREVILVVEDEPSVREIVASSLRRFGYTVLTAGSGPEALELCKKRRKEIDLVLTDVVMPEMNGRELVESIQALGANFQVIYMSGYTENVVLGHEGLDTTVCFLQKPFSAHALAAKVREALRS from the coding sequence ATGAGTGATGCGGACATACCCAGCCAAGCCCGGGAGCCCCTGGAGGAGAGAAACGGCCAGCTCCGGGAACGGATCAAGGAGCTGACCTGCCTGTATGAGCTCTCCAGGCTCTGTGCCGGCACGGACATCTCCGAATCCACGCTCTGTCGCCGCACGGTCCAGCTCATCCCTCCGGCCTGGCAGTATCCGGAGATCACCTGCGCCCGTCTGGTGTGGAAAGGCCGGGAGTACACAACCGATCAGTTTCAAAAGACCCAGTGGACCCAGACCACCGATCTTGTGCTGGACACCGAGCCAATGGGATTTCTGCAGGTCTGCTATCTGCAAGAGATGCCGCCACGGGATGAAGGGCCTTTTCTGCAGGAAGAGCGCAACCTCCTGGACGCCTTGGCCAGAAACGTGAGCTTCTTCCTTGCAGCCAGGGAGAAGGAGGAACAGAAACGCCACCTGGAAAAGATCAACAGGGCCATGGTGCAAAGCTCTCCCCTGCCGGTCTTCAGCATGGATATGGACGGTAAGGTACTAACCTGGAACCCGGCCGCCGAGAAGGTCCTGGGCTGGACTGCCGCGGAAGTCATCGGCAGGCCCCTGCCCTTTGTCCCGGAGGAAAAGCAGGAGGAATCAGCGGCCATTCGGCGCCGAATATTTACTGAAGGCGGCTTTTCCGGACTCGAGGTCGTTCGGCGGACAAAAGACGGACGACTGATCGAAGTCAGCCTATCCACAGCCGCCATCTCCGACCACAGGGGACAGCCCATAGGCACCATGGCCTTCATGGAGGACATCACCGAACGAAAAAAGACAGAGCGGGCCATCACTGAAAATGAAGAACGCCTGCGGGTGACCCTGCAATCCATCGGGGACGGGGTCATCGCCACAGACACCGAGGGCCGGGTCACCCGGATGAACCCGGTGGCCGAAGCCCTGACCGGCTGGAGCCTGGAGCAGGCCGCGAGCAAGCCCCTGGATCAGGTATTTTCCATTGTCAATGCCCGGACCGGACAGAAAGCGGACAACCCGGTGCACAAGGTCCTGAGCACCGGGAAGATCGTCGGGCTGGCCAACCATACCAAGCTCCTGGCCCGGGACGGTCATGAGTACCAGATAGCGGATTCCGGTGCGCCCATCCGGGACAGCGCTGGGAACATCCTGGGAGTGGTCCTGGTCTTCCGGGACGTGAGTCACGAGTACCGGATGCAACAGGCCGTAAGGGAGAATGAAGCCAGGTTCCGGGAACTGTTTGCCCACATGAACAGCGGAGTGGCTGTGTATCGGGCCGTGGATGAAGGCAACGACTTTGAGTTTTTGGATCTCAACACCGCAGGGGCAAATATCGACAACCTGCGCAAGGAGGATGTGCTCGGCAGGCGCTTGAGTTATGTGTTTCCCCGGGTCAAGGAGTTCGGCCTGCTGGATGTCCTGCGCCAGGTATGGCGGACCGGAGTCCCCCAACACCACCCGATCTCGGAATACACGGACCAAAGGATCACCGGATGGCGGGAGAACTTTGTCTACCGCCTGCCCACCGGGGAGGTGGTCGCGGTCTACGAGGATATTACCCAACGCAAACAGACCGAGCTGGCCCTGAAAAGCAGCGAGAGCCGCTACCGCAGACTGTTCACCAGCATCCGGGACGCCATTCTGGTCACCGACACCAATAGAAAGATCATTGACTGCAATCCGGCCTTCACTGAGCTGTTCGGCTACACCCTGGAAGAAATCAGGGGGCGGCAGCCGGGCCTGCTCTATGCAGATCCGGGCAAGGATCAGGAGATGGCCAAGCAACTCAGCACCAGCAGCTCCCCCCGTTTCATCTGCACTCTGGAGTACAAGACCAAAGACGGGCAGATCTTCCCCGGGGAGACAAACATCTTTTTTCTACACAAGGATGCTGGGGAGGTAGCCGGCCGCATCGGCCTTATCCGAGACGTCTCTGAACGAGAAAAGAACCGGGCCGAGAAGGAGCGGCTGGAGACGCAGCTTCGGCAGGCCCAGAAGATGGAGGCTGTCGGCCGGCTGGCGGGCGGGGTGGCCCACGACTTCAACAATCTGCTGACCACCATCACCGGCAATGCGCAAATCGGACTCATGGACCTGACCCCGGACCAGGAGCTCTACTCCATACTGCAGGAGATTCAAGAGGCCGGAGAAAAGGCCGGACACCTGACCCGGCAGCTTTTGGCCTTCAGCCGCAAGCAGATCCTGCAGCCCGAGGTTCTGGATCTGAACAACTTGATTCTGGAACTGGAAAAGATGCTCCGCCGTTTGATAGGTGAACACATCACCCTGGAGACCCGGCTCATGCCCGGCCTAAAGCCGATTAAGGCCGATCCGGGACAGATGGAGCAGGCGATCTTGAATCTGGTCATAAACGCCAGAGACGCCATGCCCAACGGGGGACGGGTGACTATAGAAACCGCAAATCCGGAACCTGACCAGAGCGCTTCCCCGGACGACGCCCTTCCCCATACTGCCCAATCCTGGGTCATGCTGGCCATCAGCGACACCGGACAGGGCATGTCCCCCCAGACCCAGAGCCAGATCTTTGATCCCTTCTTCACCACCAAGGAAAAAGGACAAGGAACCGGGCTCGGCTTATCCACCGTGTACGGGGTCATCCAGCAAAGCAAGGGAACTATCCGGGTCCAGAGCGCTCCGGGCCAGGGAACAACGTTCACCATCTTCCTGCCCGTTGCGCAGGATCCGGAGCCGGAAGCCAACGCCGGCCCGGCTGTGTCCCCCGATCTCCACGGCCGGGAAGTCATCCTGGTGGTGGAAGATGAACCAAGTGTGCGCGAGATCGTCGCATCCAGCCTGCGCAGGTTCGGATACACCGTGCTCACCGCAGGGAGCGGGCCGGAAGCCCTCGAGCTCTGCAAAAAGCGCAGAAAAGAGATCGATCTTGTACTCACCGATGTGGTCATGCCGGAGATGAACGGCAGGGAGCTGGTGGAGTCCATCCAGGCCCTGGGCGCAAATTTCCAGGTCATCTACATGTCCGGATACACGGAAAACGTGGTGCTTGGCCATGAAGGGCTGGATACGACGGTCTGCTTCCTGCAGAAGCCTTTTTCCGCTCATGCTCTGGCCGCCAAGGTTCGGGAGGCTCTCAGGAGTTGA
- a CDS encoding SOS response-associated peptidase — protein sequence MNTILAAAKRHRCLIPASCFFEWKRTEGKKKQPYCVRPKDEGLFAFAGLWEHWQDEEADRKIDSCTIVTTRANEAVAELHDRMPVIIIREADFDLWLDRSVEDPERLQPFLEPVSSNDLEIYPVGLEVNSPGNDSEEVIKKTG from the coding sequence ATGAATACGATTCTTGCCGCGGCCAAAAGGCACCGCTGCCTGATCCCGGCCAGCTGCTTTTTTGAGTGGAAAAGGACAGAGGGAAAGAAGAAACAGCCGTACTGCGTCCGGCCCAAAGACGAGGGCCTCTTTGCCTTTGCCGGGCTGTGGGAGCACTGGCAGGATGAGGAAGCGGACAGAAAAATCGACTCCTGCACCATTGTCACCACCCGGGCCAACGAGGCCGTGGCCGAGCTGCACGACCGGATGCCGGTGATCATCATCAGGGAGGCGGATTTTGATCTGTGGCTGGATCGGAGCGTGGAAGATCCGGAGCGGCTGCAACCGTTCCTGGAACCGGTATCAAGTAATGATTTGGAGATCTATCCGGTGGGGCTGGAGGTGAACAGTCCGGGAAATGACTCGGAAGAGGTAATCAAAAAGACGGGTTAA
- a CDS encoding type II toxin-antitoxin system Phd/YefM family antitoxin: MINKITTADARKKFSNIINRVAFGEESFVLTRRGEPIAALVSLKELKLLQEIEDQIDIEDAWKAKKEPGDPIPWDELKKELEL; this comes from the coding sequence ATGATTAATAAAATCACAACTGCGGACGCCAGAAAAAAATTCTCAAACATTATCAATAGAGTCGCTTTTGGCGAGGAATCCTTTGTTTTAACCCGAAGAGGAGAGCCGATTGCCGCTCTTGTTTCTTTGAAGGAGCTCAAACTTCTGCAAGAGATAGAGGACCAGATTGATATTGAGGATGCGTGGAAGGCAAAAAAAGAGCCTGGAGACCCAATACCTTGGGATGAGTTAAAAAAGGAACTCGAGCTTTGA
- a CDS encoding slipin family protein → MQTLYTFAPIIVLVVLFLFSAIKVLNEYQRAVVFRLGRVLQAKGPGLIILIPIIDKMIKVSLRIIALDVPGQDVITKDNVSVKVNAVIYFRVMDPVKAILEVEDYMFATSQLAQTTLRSVCGAAELDEILTHRDQINDQIQSILDEHTDPWGIKVTNVEVKYIDLPQEMQRAMARQAEAERDRRSKVINAEGEYQAANRLAEAAGIIQKYPQALQLRYLQTMREMTYESKASTILPIPLDLFALLKPQGSEKTGDKE, encoded by the coding sequence ATGCAGACATTGTACACCTTCGCGCCGATCATCGTCTTGGTCGTCCTCTTTCTCTTCTCGGCCATCAAGGTCCTCAACGAGTACCAGCGGGCCGTGGTCTTCAGGCTGGGCCGCGTCCTGCAGGCCAAAGGGCCGGGGCTGATCATCCTGATCCCGATCATCGACAAGATGATCAAGGTCTCCCTGCGGATCATCGCCCTGGATGTCCCGGGCCAGGACGTGATCACCAAGGACAACGTCTCGGTCAAGGTCAATGCGGTCATCTACTTCCGGGTCATGGATCCGGTCAAGGCCATTCTGGAAGTGGAGGACTACATGTTCGCCACCTCCCAGCTGGCCCAGACCACCCTGCGCAGCGTGTGCGGCGCAGCTGAACTGGATGAGATCCTGACCCACCGGGACCAGATCAATGATCAGATCCAGTCCATTCTGGACGAGCACACCGATCCCTGGGGGATCAAGGTGACCAATGTGGAGGTCAAATACATCGACCTGCCCCAGGAGATGCAGCGGGCCATGGCCAGGCAGGCCGAAGCCGAGCGCGACCGGCGCTCCAAAGTCATCAACGCCGAAGGCGAGTATCAGGCCGCCAATCGGCTGGCAGAAGCCGCGGGCATCATCCAGAAATACCCCCAGGCCCTGCAGCTCCGCTATCTGCAAACCATGCGGGAGATGACCTACGAGAGCAAGGCCAGCACCATCCTGCCCATCCCCCTGGATCTGTTCGCCCTGCTCAAGCCGCAGGGATCAGAAAAAACAGGGGACAAGGAATAA
- a CDS encoding type II toxin-antitoxin system RelE family toxin: protein MNYRIEVKRSAAKALKKIPKADQKRIADKIDSLAEDLPNPDTTKMKGNNPFHRIRVGDYRIIYEIQEEILLILVVKIGHRKDIYRNLP from the coding sequence TTGAATTATCGTATTGAGGTCAAGAGGTCGGCGGCAAAAGCGCTGAAGAAAATACCAAAAGCTGATCAAAAACGCATAGCCGATAAAATCGACAGCCTGGCTGAAGACCTACCAAATCCTGATACAACCAAAATGAAAGGCAATAATCCTTTTCACAGAATCCGTGTTGGAGATTATCGAATAATCTATGAAATCCAAGAAGAGATCCTTTTAATCCTGGTTGTGAAAATCGGCCACCGCAAAGATATATATCGCAATCTCCCCTGA